CCGGTCttcatttgttttcttcttcttcctttcaaCGGTagtagaagaagatgaagaaaaaaaaggcggGCCTAATCCAACATCTTTTAACTCTATACAAATATAAACAATATCCGTCTCTAGTTGTCTACATGGAAATAGCCGTAGTATGTCCCCAAGAAATATGCGCGAAGCTGCTTTTGCGGTTGACCGCTGGCTGCCCTCCATGCGGTCGATGCGAGCGCACGTGGTGGACCCCACATGGCTGTTGCTGCGTCAGTGGTGACGCCAGCCGCGTGGAGGTGGAGCCCGACAAATTCACGAGTCATGGCACACGTTCCGTTCCATGCGGACATTAGTATATCCACCCATCCATCATAACTTGTGAGCATATTTCTGGGGATTGCTAATTTATGGTTGACCGCTACTTTTTTTctatttataataatttttttgtcattttgtgattaaaaaaaattttgaaaaaaattttcaaaggaaaaaaatgaggaTGCGAAAAAAATTTGACGagaaaaaatttaaattttttttcaaagaataaacaaaaaaatttaaggacaaaacttttacattaaaaactaaaaaaaacttagaattttttttcatccatacgaaaagaaaaaaagctcTGAAAAAAACCATCCAAaatcagaaaagaaaaattcagaaaaaaattgaaaaaaaatcctCGCGCGGGGCTTGCCGCTGACCTTGGCGCCGCCGTGGTGGACCTCCCGCGGCCGGAcctcgcggcgccgccgccccagagaTCCCGCGGCCGGGTCTCGCGCACTGCCTCCCCGAAGCTCCGCGGCAGCCTCGGTCACCGCCGTGGCGGAGCAAGCGCGACCTGGCCTCGCGCGCACTGATCCTCCGACCCTGCGCACGCACCTTgccgggccgcgccgccgccgcctagcctTGCTGCTCTGCTCCGTCGCCGCTGCCCGCTCCGCCCAGCAGCTACTGCCGCTACGCCGCTGAGCTCAGATctaagggagaaaaagaaaagtggaaATGGAGGAGAGTAGAAGCTGAAAGGGTAGAGAAGCGGCGGACACTAGTCATTTGCGGCGGCTTGTGGGGTCCACCATGTGCGCTCGCATCGCCCGCACGGAGGGCAGCTAGCGGTCAACCGCAAAAGCAGCTTCGCGCAGCAGGTGCCAGTAACGGCCTGCCTATCTTTGTTGGTTGCTTTGCTTCTAACAGTGATGCAATTTGGGCTCCGTAGCGGCCCACCACTGCCCGATCCCAACAAAATGATGCTGCAGGCTTCTAGCAGCGATGCACGTTGGGCTCCGTAACGGGCTGCCAAGCCTGCCTGGTCGAGTGTTCCACGGCGCACGACCTGATGCAACGAAGCTGACGAACAAGCTATTTCAACGGActtcctctcaaaaaaaaaaaaaactatttcaACGGACTAGGCGCTGTAGGCTGTAGCAAAGTACTAGCTCGATCGTgaagtaaaaagaaaagaaaagtagcTCGATCGTGGCCAGCCAAGAAAGTCCATCGAAGCAACACGGATTCAACAAAAGCAGCTAATTCGCATCCTTGCACTCAATCCCGACGCGCTTTTAAAAATATCTTTGCAAGGACAGCAAAAGCACTAGAAAACACTAGGATGGGATTAGGAAGCAGCTATCGCCGGCGTTGCGTTACCAATTGACAAACCCAAACCAGAGGATACCGTGCCCGCGGGTTCAGTTGATACCGTGAGCTCGCCGGAGCAACTGGAGCAAGTGAAGCACTAgtacccaaaacagaggccaaCCATACTGGACAAATTCACAGGCCATCGACCACGAAACTAGAGGGAAAACTGCAACTTCATTCAGATCCATTAACCCACGCTTCCACAGGCGCTCACTCAGTCACCTTATCCACTGCCACGCGATAGGGGCCCACGGGAATCTCGGCGACCAGTCACCGCGCGCCACGTCGGCCGTCCCGTCCCTGTACAAGAACCCATCATTGTAGGGGAAGCCCAACTTCCAGCAGGCGGCCCGTCCAAATTCCACGTCAACTCATCCATATCCGAAACGCGGCCCGATTCAGAGCGACGACAGACTGAATCCAACCAAGCCTCCTTCGCTGAATGCAGCAGCATATATGGTGTCGCCCTCAGAGTTGCGCACATATCCAGATCCAACACTTACTTGTCCCAGggtaaattaaataaaaatgcACTATCATCACACAGACACCTCGAGTAATTCCTCGTCGATTTAGCTCACTGCAACCACAGCTGCTCAGACAACAGTCACCGTTGGTTACTCCAAGTATCAACCTGCGGTGAGCAGTCCAACTCCTAACCTTCTCAGCAGATGGTAATCCTACATGAGAATGAGATGCAGGGCCATCAAGTCAAAGTCCATCACTAGTACCTTGTCAGCAGTACCAGTCATTGGTGGACCAGGCCTTCCATGAAATCCTATCCACCTCGGCTCCCTGACAGTCCTTTTATAAACCCCACACTCCCCTGCAAGAATTTGCAGAAGAAAATACAGAAACCAGTGAGCCACCCACCAATAGTTTCCTTCCATCCATGGCATGCATCAACACCTTCCAGAGTTGCTCCATTGCCAGAGGGGCAAAGATCAACACAAGAGCTAGGGGCAGTGCTGGAAAAGGATCACCAACCTTTCAGTGCAGGGCGTCAACTTTCGTTGATGCCAGCCTCCGGCTTGAGCTCAACGAGAACCCTGAGGCAATCATCTCAGGTGAGTGGCCTGAGAACTTCTCCCTTCTCAGCTACGATGATCTCCGTGCCTACCTTCAGTCACAGGAGACTGTTCAAGAAGGAGATCAGGTACTTGAACTGGAATTCTTGATATTTTTATTGTTAGCTCTCCTGATCTCCTTCAGCTCTAGCTGaactctgatttttttttttttttgtgtgtgtgaatACAGCACGTAGCTCTCTTGAGGGAGACCATGTCAACACCTGTGCTAGTGGCCACAGCAGAGCAGACGCTGGAGGAGGTTGAATGCCACTTTGAGGTCGTCTCAGGGCTTCCAGTAGTAGACAGCAGCCTAAGATGTGTTGGGGTGGTCGTCAAGAATGACCGGGCCAAAGCTTCTCATGGGGTCAGCTCTCCCTTCCCCTCATTCTCACTctctgcctctctctctctctctctcacacacacacacaacttgTGTGCAAGCGTGCACGTAACAAGTTGCTAGTTTCTTTCAAGGGTAAAGGAGAACATCAATCTTGTTTACTGATCTACTGCTGCTTGTAACAGCCAAAAACAAAGATTGAAGAAGTAATGACCTCTCCAGCCATCACACTATCATCAGATAAAACAGTGATGGGTAATCGTTGTTTCCATCTCACCTTTTTCATTTCATGTATGCTTCTAGTAAGTAAAATCTAAGAGTACATGTGTAATGTCTACAGATGCTGCGGTTCTTATGCTCAAGAAGAAGATTCACAGACTACCAATTGTAAATCAGGATAAGCAAGTGATAGGTAAGTATCAGAATGGCAAACAGTTAAGAGACAAAAAGGACATCATGTATATATACTTGATTTGTATTATTTAACATTGATGACTTTGCAAGCTTAATGGGGTTCTAAACACTATCAACAGGTATAGTTACCCGTGCTGATGTTCTTCGCGAGTTGGAAGGACTGCTGAAGATTTAGAAGGGCAGCATTCCATGCTCCGAAGTCATAACTTCTTGTAAATATGTCCATGGCGCATTTGAGTGGCAGCAAGCAGATCTATAATCTGCAGGTATGCGCTGTAGAATCGGCGGAAATAAGCCAGGAAGAGTTTGAGATCTTATCCTTGTAAAAGTAGCACGCCAGGAAACTTCTTCTCTGTGTTGTACTGCTTGCGCAACCAAATGTTGTAACAAGTCAAATATTTCCAGAGCAAATATAAATAGATATGCGTAAATAATATTTCAGAAGAAATATGCCAAAGAATGGAAGAAACATGAGAAAATGTGAACAAATGCACATGCTGAATCAAAATAATTTAGAGAAATAAGTAACCAAATTATAACTCTGCGGAGAACGCAAAGAACATACTCATTCTGTATGTCTGTGCAACTTGAAACTGCTAAATCAGGAGAGTTCCCTTTGATCTTCTCCCGAAGCAACAGTAGCAGCACTAACAACCATTGATGGAGTAGAACGTATGGATTCTTGCGAATCAGAAATGACTTTCATCCCCAGGTTTGGAATTACTGGTGGCTTTGTCCTCCGAGTAACAGTCATTTTCAACCCCGCAGTTGTGTGAATTGTTGCTCCAGTTGTCATGTCAACCTATCATATTGCTCATAAATAATGGGTATGGTTACTAATTATAACAAACCAGAAACTGGTAGAAGCATACCGGAGGTGCTCCTGGAGCCATCTGAAAGTCAAATCGCTTGACAAGCATTGCTGTTGCCACCACAGTCTGCATTGACCCAGTATGCCTATGTTTATTTTGAGTTCAAAATGTGCATGCTCTGCTGTGATCGTTTTGTTGCTAATGTAGTGAAATGAGATATTGGGCTTGTAAAAgcttgaaataaaaaaaaagcaggtataaaattctaaaaaagaTACCTCAAAAGTGGCAAACATGTCACCAACACATTTCCTTGGTCCACCACCAAATGGTAAGTAACTGAAAATCCAAGAGATTGTGTGAATCCCACTGTGATTAAACAATTCTTCAGGCATTAATCAACATGGGGGTAGGCAACAAGTATAATAAGCCACGACCTTtttgatggagagaataattgctctatccctccaaccctagaagggtgggtatatataattacacatgggcctctatacacatgggctcaatatactccaacaccccccccccccccccgcagtctgaactaccggcgcagcggtgttcaagactggacaacaagaaaactAACACCCCCcggcagtctgaacaaccgacgcagcggtgttcaagactggacaagatgagagtacaagaagagcacaaaagggctaatacccccccccccccccccgcaggcacaactagccaccagctacgttgaggctggttcgaaactccgagaaggtcgacgagggcaaccccttggtgaagatgtcagcaaactgggaggtagtcgggacatggagtacccgaacatcgccgatggcgactctgtcgcgcacgaagtgtaggtcgatctccacgtgcttcgtccgctgatgctggacggggttggtggagagatacacggcgctgacgttgtcgcagtagacgagcgtgctcttggctagcgggctgtggagctccgccaagagctgtcgtagccaggacgcctccgccacgccgttagcgacagcccggtactccgcctcggcactggagcgggagacaactagctgccgcttggacgaccaggagaccaggttgccgcccaggaagacagcGTAGCCGGAGGtagagcgacgagtgtccgggcagccggcccagtcagcgtcggtgtagaccaccagctcagcagaggacgagcggtgaagtaccaaGCCGAGGtcaacagtgccacggacgtaccggaggagacgcttcagtgcagcaaggtgtgactcccggggatttGGAGTGTAATGTTGTCAGGGTATGCGAGGGCTGGGGAAATTGACGTGGCTCAAAGGTTATTTGATGAGATGCCCAATAAGGATTTGGTTGCATGGACAGTTTTGATTGGTGTATATGTGCAGGCAGGTAGATATAATGAGGCACTTCGGTTGTTTGAGGAGATGGAAGCGACAGGACTTGAGGCTGATGAGGTGACAGTTGTCACAGTGCTTTCAGCTTGTCTCCAGCATGGTGCGATTGGTCTGGCAAAAAGGCTTCATCGTCATATGAACCAGAATGGACTGATTAGCAGAAATGCAAGAGTCGCCACCAGTTTCGTGCACATATATGCAAAGCATGGGTGCATACAGACAGCTATGGATGTGTTTCGTGGAGTTTGTGATGAATTCAAGACCGTCGAGTTGTTTAATGCTATGATACATGGACTTGCTCACCATGGTTATGGCGACAAAGCTATTTCACTTCTTGATGAAATGGAATCACTGGGGCTCCATCCTGATGAGACCACATTTGTGGGTGCCTTGTGTGCATGCAGTCGCAGTTGCTTGGTCATGCAAGGGCGTGAAATGTTCAATTCAATGTTGGACAAGTACGGTGTCAAACCAGATGCCAAGCATTATGCTTGCATGGTTGATCTCCTTGGAAGAGCTGGACAGCTTGACGATGCTTACAGATTTATCCAAAATATGCCTTGTGAAGCAAATCATGTGATATGGTCATCTCTTCTGACAGCTTGCAAGATCCATGGAAATAACAAGATTAGAAAGCTTGCGGAGAAGCAACTTCTCAAATTAGATACTACCTACAAGCCTGAAAAGCTAACTTTATCTGGTTTATTTTCTGATGAGAAGAGGAAAGAGGTAGCTGCAAGGGTGAGAAAGGTTATAAGGTGCAAATCTGAGCACAGGCAAACCCGCTAAAAATGGCATGGAATGGTAACGTTCATCTGATTACAATTATCGGTACTTCCCAGATCCAATCTCAGGCAAAGGTTATTCATTATTGTAATCCTTGCCATTACCAATCCCTTTGTATGTGTGGATATAGGTTAGGTTTGAAGACCCAAGACCCTAAGGTCGGTGTTCCCCAGGAAGAAGGCATAACTGTTCTCGAAGAGTAACTTGAGTAGGTACGAGATCAGAGGACACATTGAAATAATTGTTCTTCCTGTTGACCTTACCAAAGTTAGTTAATCAAAACCTGTAGCGTACTGTTGAGTGATACTGACGGAAAACCTAACTCCATTCAGAAACTCAGAGTAATATCTGAACAGTATGGAGTCAACGTTCTGTTAAACAACATGCAGAAAAATAAAAGCAGAAACAAGCTTAAAGTTGGTAATTGCATTGGTAAACTTCTTCCTTTTATCCCTTGATTGCATTTATAAATAGTACATCAGGAACAAATCCATACGATCAAATTAGCTAGTAGCTACAAAAATTCAAACCTAAATGGGTGCAATAGTTGTCATACTTCTTTGTTCCTATATGCATAAAGCTTTTTTTGGGTACTGTTGGCCATCCAAGTAAGATTACACATGAATATATGATTTGTGCTGATTTTTAATTGAAAGCTTTCCATCCATCCGTACAGGCTTTCAAAGAAGGTGATGGCCAACCACAAGGAAAGCTAACATTTTTGCTTATTTCTTCACCTCTTGCTCTCAGTATAACTTATGATCAGAGCCTTCCTGGATATGTGAACTATCAAGGCCAACTCAAGGTAGGGCATAAGTGATCATGGGAAAGGTATGCTCTCTTCAAGCATCTGATTATTTTGTGCAGTGCATTTATTTCTTCATATATTTGCTGAGTTGTTCTTATTCTGTAGCAGGAACAGTGCAAGGTTTATGGTTCGAAGACTTATGTTTTGAAGTTTGATATGCACTGCCAATGCAATGGTTGTATCAAGAAGATCAATGATGGGGTGAAGGAAATTAGCCTTTCAGAAGGTACACAAATTCTTCATTCTTTTTTTATGGTGACCTACTTGGCTGCCAAAAAAATGTTTTCCCTTTTGATTCCTTAATATGTAGTTCAGACTGAACGTAAAATCTGCTGTAGTTTCATCAAAATTGAAACCAACAGCAGCAACTGCAACAGCATGGTgcatgtctttcttttttttgactgAATGTTAAGTTTACTTGAATTTATCCCTTCATTTAACCCTGTGCTGTAGAGGTGGAGAGGGCTGATCTTTTAATAGAGACAGGAGAGGTGACAGTTTCTGGGAGAATGGACCCGGAGAAACTCTGTTCTCTGTTGCATGGGGTGACAAAGAAGTATGTGGAAATAGTTACTCAAAGCACCCTATCTGAAGGACACACTGCATCATCTCAGGAAAACAAGAACGTATATGGTCAGGTACGAAGGTTTTCTGTTGGCGAAAATGGTAATATATCATACGATGCAACTAATTCGTAGTGCAGCAGATACtatagatatatctgatgttaaTAAAGTGCTGGTACTGTTGCATTGCACTTGTTCCTtcattttatattttatttgattgttgTTCACAAGAAAATTGAATAGGCCATTCATGTTTCTAAATTGGACTGAAACactggattatttagataatagATATAAGGTGCCAATGGTTCTGGTTTGTTTAATGAATGTTGTGGTTAAACGACATATCCAGGTTATTTTGATAACTTTGTCTCATTGCCTGCAAGAGAAGTGGTAGGTTGGTAGGCCACCTGCTACTGTATCCATATCAGACGAAGCATGAGCGGAATGAATTTGGCAACTGAACTGACGAATGAATCTTTCAGGCGCCTCCTGCCTTCCCCGTAACCCCGAGCGCCCCGCCGTTGCCGGAGGAGGCATGGAGCAGCGGGACGGTGCCTTCAGATCGATGCTGGTACCGGTGGTCGGCGCCCTCGAGCTCGTACGGCGTGTGGACTGCATCGGACATCGCCGCGACGCTGGCCATGTACGAGCTCTGAGCTGCATATCCGCACCTGCCCGCAGATGCCGTTGATGGACcagttgcttgcttgcttgcttcatAGACTGATGGGTTTGTGACTTTGAAAGATGTGGGATGGTTCTGTTTTGCTTCGTCGCAGCATCTGTAACTACTGTATAATCTAAATTTCTTTtaagggctgtgtttagttccaaaacatctctctccaaacttcactattcacctatcacatcaaatctcttgtttcatgcatggagtattaaatgtagataaataaaaaactaattgtatagttttgatgtacacgacgaga
This window of the Panicum virgatum strain AP13 chromosome 1K, P.virgatum_v5, whole genome shotgun sequence genome carries:
- the LOC120646669 gene encoding uncharacterized protein LOC120646669 isoform X2 — translated: MGKEQCKVYGSKTYVLKFDMHCQCNGCIKKINDGVKEISLSEEVERADLLIETGEVTVSGRMDPEKLCSLLHGVTKKYVEIVTQSTLSEGHTASSQENKNVYGQAPPAFPVTPSAPPLPEEAWSSGTVPSDRCWYRWSAPSSSYGVWTASDIAATLAMYEL
- the LOC120646669 gene encoding uncharacterized protein LOC120646669 isoform X1, with protein sequence MGKQEQCKVYGSKTYVLKFDMHCQCNGCIKKINDGVKEISLSEEVERADLLIETGEVTVSGRMDPEKLCSLLHGVTKKYVEIVTQSTLSEGHTASSQENKNVYGQAPPAFPVTPSAPPLPEEAWSSGTVPSDRCWYRWSAPSSSYGVWTASDIAATLAMYEL
- the LOC120646632 gene encoding uncharacterized protein YtoI-like, translated to MACINTFQSCSIARGAKINTRARGSAGKGSPTFQCRASTFVDASLRLELNENPEAIISGEWPENFSLLSYDDLRAYLQSQETVQEGDQHVALLRETMSTPVLVATAEQTLEEVECHFEVVSGLPVVDSSLRCVGVVVKNDRAKASHGPKTKIEEVMTSPAITLSSDKTVMDAAVLMLKKKIHRLPIVNQDKQVIGIVTRADVLRELEGLLKI